In Lolium rigidum isolate FL_2022 chromosome 7, APGP_CSIRO_Lrig_0.1, whole genome shotgun sequence, the DNA window CTGGACGCACAAGTATGTATTTGCAGATAAAGGTTAGTTCGTGATCGTGTAAACCTAACTAAGGACTTGTGTGGATTAGGTGTTGACAATGATATTTATCCTGCAGTACTAACCTGGAGGACCAATATGCCATCTTCAGCCAAGTGAGACTCACAGATGGCAAAAAATTCGTCCATGTATTCATGGCCAACATGTTCGATCATACCGCTGATTTAATTTACAGAAGAGGAATATGTAAACACGGGTATTGTCCAAGTCACAGTGCGCATCCATAATAGTGTTAGTAATACTTACCAGCTTATGATTGCGTCATACTTGCAAGGTGGCATTTTACGGTAGTCACACAGCAGAAAAGTTATGTGctcctaaaaaaataaaaacaattgACAGTAGAATTGTTAGCTACACTTCACCCTACCGAAGTAAAGGGTGGAGGTCTGGAGGATAAAAAAGCTAAAATACTCGCACTAAACTTTATCAATGAACACATATGGTGGAATGGTGATTAATTACTGCTAAACTAGTAAACTGGACAGGTCTTGCGTAAAGGAGTGAGTAACATAGAACTAACCTCTAAGCCAGCTTCTTTTACTTTTTTCTCAGCGTATTTAAGCTGCTCCTCTGACAAAGTCACTCCAGTGTATTTGCAGCCAGTTTGCTTAACCACTTGTATAGCTAAACTGCCCCAGCCGCTACCAATATCAAGAACATGATGCCCCGCCTCGACTTTAGCCTTTGGTTAAACAAGAATTTTGCAAGAATGAAGTACCATCAGATCATGTTCACAACATTTTCTAACTAGTAACCAATATGATGACACAATTTCTAGAGATATGGCAGTATTACCTTTGAGATTAGAAGGTTAAGTTTACGTTGCTGGGCTGCTTCTAAGCTTTCATCCTCCATCTACCAGTTTATGTTTAGTCCATGAATTAATAAAATTACGCTACAACATTTACAAGCTGCAGAACAAATCACAAGATTTACAAACCTTGAAAACTGCACAAGAGTAAGTCATCGATTTATCCAGAAAAAGCTTGAAAAAATCGTTACTCTGCACACACATATAAAAAGACGGAACTATCAATACTATTTGGTTCGTTATTATAAAAGCGTGGAAAGTAATGAATGATAACAAATCTTTTTGATATGTCCGGAAAACGAAAATCTCAACTCAATAAGATCGGCAACAATTATGGTATTACAATTGACCTAATCAACTAGGTATCTTAATCCAGATGGAATGTAATAATAAAAGAAGAGAGATGGGTACTGACAAGATCATAGTGCTGAGAGATATTTCGACGAGTTTGTGTTGCAGTGTTCTTCCTCGAGACATGGCGCAGAAAGTTTTTAGCATATTTCAAATTAGCTATTGCATGCAAGGGTGTCCAAGCCCTGCACACCCAAAAAAAATCATATACATGATTAGTCAGAAATGCGTAGATTCTCAGGTACCACGTCATTTTTATCAAAGAATTCATAGGAATTTAATTGAGAAATGAAGTTTTCAGAACCCTTTTCTGGCAATGCCGCGGTTCCTACGCGCATCTCTGTTAGCGATGAGAATCTGCAAAGAAATGGATCGTGGATTTGATCTGAAATGAAAAAGAAATAGCTCTAGCGATAAGCTGGTGGACTTTGGTATAGTTTTACCAGGATAAGATTCAGAAGGCCTTCTCTCTTGTCAACAAGAGAGTAACATCCATTAATATAGGCTTCTGCCAAGCCAATGCTCCCTTCTGTTGTAACCTGAGAGCCATGATAAACACATGTAGTTCAAATGAGAAGGTTGGATGAAGCAATTGCAGTGTAGTATGAAAAAGTGTAGGCAGAACAAGAGAAGAGAAGATTACCTTCCAATAGAACAAGGGGTCATGAACTCGTATGACAGATTTCACATGGCATTTGTCGCAAGCCTTACCAAAGCTGAACACACTACCTCCTTCTTCGACCAATCTGCACAAAAACTATCATGGTTAAAAATATTCATAATTAGACGCGACGTAGTACATTGACTCATACAAGGACTCACATCAAGTTGCCGATGGTTATGTATTGGTTAAAAAATCTTGCAACAGCAAGGCGTGACCCAGCCTCGGTCCATGATGGAACCATCTGCTTTGGGTTCAGCATAAGCTCACATTTCTTTCCAAGCAAACCTTGAGCTGCTGCTCTCCCAGACTGCATCGATTCAATATGGCCAACATAAAAATACCTCACATAACTATTTCATCAAATAGTAAATCTAAATTATGCCACTGAAACTAAAATCATATATGTCAGGGTGGTGCCCCCATAGATGAATAAAGGAGAAGCTTGGAAATCTAGTAGCTAGCTTGGGCCATAAGCCTACTAGAGGTAAGCAAGAATATGGTTAGTTATGGTTATGAAAGGATTAGGTATGTTTAGCTTTGTTAGAGATTAGTTGTTTACAGTCTAATAGAACATCATGTCTCTAAACAGGTATCAAACTCTTCAATCACTAAACAATGGGAATAATAAACTAGTAATGCTCTAATCATAGTTTCTGACTTGTGTCCTTGTCATCTTTGGCAAGAATCAAGATGGCTTGTCAGCTCATGACTTGTAAGTTGTGCCCAGGTTAGCTCTCAActcacaacaatggtgttcgatggGGGCACTCTATCTCTGCTGTCTAGGAATAAACAAGGAGATGCTTTCGTGCAGCAAATGCCTTATCCAGTTTGCCGCTCTCTTTGTGGAGATTGGGCCGACAATGCGTGAGCATGGCCATCATCTCTTTCCATCTTTGTTGACCACCTTCCCGGCATGGGAAAGCGGTGACAAGACTCGCCGAGAGGAAATGCAAGACAGGTCTAAATGACAAAATGCACAGCTTGTGCATGCAGATACCTTCAATCCATCTTCATGGAATCCATGACCTGCGATCCAAGGTAGATGAGACATTTGAGACCTAATGTTCTTTAGATCATTTCACACATAAGTTCAAAGTATATCATACATCTACATGCAATTTGTAACAAACATCTAATCCACAAACTAGAATTCATGAAACAGATTACCTTGATACGCCCCACAGAACCATATTCCTCTCTTTCCCTGGATCTGATCAAACTGAAGATAAGCCTTCGCCGCAGCCACAGACGGAACAGGAAGGCTTGTAGACCATTTAAGCAGTACGTGATTCGGAACACAAGGGGGGTTGAGTGTCACGAGGAAAGGCCTGATGGATTCAATTTTCTAGAAGTGCAAAAAAAAGAACAAATATACCATAGTTAATAATTAAGTAATCCATTCATACAGCTAAAGGGGCTAGGCTTAAGCTTCTATTTTGCTGTTATTCTGTGCTACAGCCTGCTCTACGGCGTGTTATATCGTGATGAAAATCTTGCTGTAGGGAAGTTACCTGAATATGGTTTAGCCAGTAAGTAACAGAAAACCCGGTACTAGTTACCCCTAGGAAATTCCAGGCGCTCCATGCCGACAGATTTCGGGGCATCAAATTTTGATCACAGTGGAGGTATATGTCCCTGTGTGTCAGACAATTAGTAGATGAGATCAAACTCTATTGATGCGTTAATTTGAAAATAGTAGGCAGGTTTCACCTTTGGACATACTGACAGGCACCTAGAATTTTCAGTTCATAATGTGTAGCTTCAGTTCCTAGTACTTTGAGAGAACTAGGTGCACGGACCCCAAGGATGACACTGTCGTATGTTTCCTCTGAACCATCATTCTCCAAGACCCTGTAGCCAGCTGTCAAGATAGACTATTGTCTTAGTTAGTGGATCAATAATATATATGATGACACCCACAATGTTTGTACAGGCGACAATAAACAAACAATAACGCGTGTACCTCCATCAAAACTTGAAACAGATTTTACCAGACAGCTGGTTTTAATTCGACAGCCCATGCTTTCCAATTCTCCTTTTACCTTGTTTACATACGACTGCGAACAAGCCTTGACAGTGGGCAACTGGGCGTGACGAAACAGCTGAGAGTGCAGCGACATAGTCATCAGCTTTCAAAGACAAATTAACTATTAAGCATTCAAATGCAAGGGGAAAGGAACATGTATACAAAGTTTTGCTAGGCACCTGAAGAAGATCATGGTTACGGAAAAATGACAGCACGAAGAAAGCCGAGAGGCTCAAAACACCTTGTGATGAACATGACCAACTGCCTGCGCAGACCGGAATCTGCACCAAGTATATATTTTTCAAAACTGCATAAACGAGACAGTGTGTTTGCACACTCAAAAACTTCTACAAGCTAACATAACCAGCTGGCCTTACCACCCCCTGTACCCATCCATGTTGCCCTGATTTTACTTATAataatttgaaatttttatcaAAAAGTTTCATACTATAGGAAATTGTAGTTTCCCTTCACAGTTTTTACATAACTGcccaaaaaaacatgaaaaatcataAATTGAGTAGAGAAATTATGATGTTAGATTTTGCCAAAATAAAGGGTTGTTGGATACGCTAGAAAAAAGGCATAAGCAAGTAGATTAGAAGCAGTACAAGGTAAGCCTCTTGGAATGAGAGGGAATATCCATGCGACTGAATGAACTGCCCCAACGTCTCGCTACGGTCCAGATCAGGGTTATTCTCATGGTACTCCAGGTACCTTCATTCCAAAGATCAGTCAAGCAGATTAATTGTTTTCATATATGAACACAAGGCATAGATATATGTAATGGAAGTATTATGTATGCACATGTGAACTGATGGACCGGACTGCTTACGTCAGAGCCTCTTTCTTGAACCTGAGTATCTCACAGACCATGCGCCAAAAACTGGTTTTCAGTATGTTGGCTTTCTGCGCCAAGAGGCTCGAGATACCGTTGCCATTGCCCCACTCACATCCTCGTCCGCCACAATGATTTGTACTCACTGAGAACGACATGTCTGATCTCTCCATCTCCACCCCGAGCCGTTCTAACCATTCCACCATGTGGGGATATGTTACCTACATTATTTTGATGCATATGGCACAACAAATCTTAATGagcaacaaaaaaaaaggtaCCTCGAAATATAATTTAGGGTTGTACCAAACGGCGCAAACTGAATGGAATAGGGATAACTGAAGCTCAGAACTACTAGGAAACAATGACTGCAACTCTACAAGACTAATCCAAATGGGCAAACGTATAGGTAAAGTTCAGACCTTAATATGGAATCGCATCACCAATATCAACTACTCCTACACTACAttagtttgcagagaacagagattCAACCAATTGGCGCCGACACGCATTGGGTCGAGTAGAATCATCCGTGTCGAAAGTGGCCTCCGTTGTTTCTTGGGGTCACCAGGGTCGGCCTTATAGCCGCTACCTGGGCGTCGATGCAGGCTGGTGGAGTGACGCGGCGGCGTCGGGCGGCGGCAAGGAGAGGTGGTGGAGACCTGGGGCAAGGAAAGAGAATGGCAGGCGATAGAGGCGAGGCAGCGACGTTCAAGGCAGGTCGACGCATCGCGGCGACGGCCGCCGTTAGTGGTGACGACGGTGTGTGAGCGTGTGCTGGAGGCGAGGAAATGACGGCGACGACGGAAGCGGCGGCCACTGCCCACTGGAGCACAGGGCGGTGGCCGAAGGCGGGGAAGACGGCGGTAAACCCAGGCCCGACCAAGCTGGAGGCCCATACCCAGGAATGCGGTACGAGGTGATGGAGGGCAGGGCAAAAATCAAGCCATAAGCCCGGCTATCCAACGAGCAGCTGAAAGCAACTGGCAAAACAAAGCCGGCCCATCTATCCAATCTGCACCCATAAGCAGGGAACTCCAATCCGCAACTAGTTGGGTTCACAGCTCTAGGTCCACGTTTGCGGCAAGTCCACTGTTCCTTCTATCCTTCTTCCGTCTCGAGGCACGAAGCGCCTACGTGTGATAACtatctttaaaaaaaaaataagATGTGCTAACTATCTCAAACCAACCAAAACGATTGCATCACGCACGGAGGCACAGAGCGCCTGCTAGGGACTAGGGGAAGGAATTGGGAGAAGATCAATCTTCttctactccctctgtttttATATGTAAGGCCACAATGCCTTTCAAAGTAGAACTTTGACTAACATAATatgaattatatgtcaccaaaagtaTACCATTGGATTGATAATTGAAAGATGTTTCCAATAATATGCTTTTGGTGTTATATAATTTACTTTTTATTGATCAAATTGTTAGTCAAAGTTTAGACACGGAATACTTTGTGGTCTTATatataaaaacggagggagtacatctaaCTTTGAATTAATTTCGATTAGCACCGGCTCTATCCTCTACCTTCTTGCATTCTCAACCCCAACCTGGCGAATGATTTTTTTTACAATACTTGTAGATGTTGCATTAGCGGTTCACTCGGTCTTAGATGCACGGATGGTTGGATTTGTGCTAATTTACTGCACCGTTGGTGTCATCTCTCTTTTTCTTCTATCAAATATTATTTGCTTACATAGCTTATCATGTGGTCTTGGATGCTTGGAGAACTAGATTTGTGCTAATTTCCTACAACGTTCAGGTGTCATCTCTCATTTTCTTCTATCAGGTATTATTTGCCAATCACAATTTATTGGATTTTATGCCTTCACAACTTTTTTAAATATATGTATGAAAACGATTTTTTTCTCCAAACTTTTGGACCCATTCATGGAGTCCGACATGGGGTCTCTGAAAACCCCGAGCCGGACCTGAATAGACCTCTCATGAGGGGTCAGGGGAGGAAGGAGGGGTACAGTTTGGGCTGCACAGGGGATCGTTGGCATCAAAGATCTGCATCGGTTTATAGGGAGAAGTGTCTTATCAAGtgaaaaatatttcttcaaaattTTGAAAGAATTTACTGAAATAACGATTTTCGCTAAAAGACAAGAAAACTTAATACCGATCAAATTTTTCGACCATATTTGAAAAAGTCCCGTATATTGAAGTATTATGTCTAGTGGTAGTGGAGGGCACATGTGGTTATATGCAATGTCCTGATTTTGACTTCACGTCTTGTAAACTACTTTTGCTAAATTAATTTAATCGCTAAACTTTTGGTTTGACGAAAAAAATTGACTTCTTTAAAATTTTGTTAATACTGCGAAATTTTGTATATCCAGCAGAGGTGAGATGCAATACACCAAGGATGTGGGGCAGCCGCATCTTTAGGCCAGCCACAAGTCCACAACGTATGCGCCAAATGCTAGATTGATATATGTTTTTTTAAGCTTTTGGAACTATAGTTCCCTATATTATAACAATAGTACTACCTTCTTT includes these proteins:
- the LOC124670905 gene encoding uncharacterized protein LOC124670905, translating into MRVAVVGGGVSGLAAAHELLATSGGGVRVSLYEEDDRLGGHARTVAVSDGAGGKVQLDLGFMSFNQVTYPHMVEWLERLGVEMERSDMSFSVSTNHCGGRGCEWGNGNGISSLLAQKANILKTSFWRMVCEILRFKKEALTYLEYHENNPDLDRSETLGQFIQSHGYSLSFQEAYLIPVCAGSWSCSSQGVLSLSAFFVLSFFRNHDLLQLFRHAQLPTVKACSQSYVNKVKGELESMGCRIKTSCLVKSVSSFDGAGYRVLENDGSEETYDSVILGVRAPSSLKVLGTEATHYELKILGACQYVQRDIYLHCDQNLMPRNLSAWSAWNFLGVTSTGFSVTYWLNHIQKIESIRPFLVTLNPPCVPNHVLLKWSTSLPVPSVAAAKAYLQFDQIQGKRGIWFCGAYQGHGFHEDGLKSGRAAAQGLLGKKCELMLNPKQMVPSWTEAGSRLAVARFFNQYITIGNLILVEEGGSVFSFGKACDKCHVKSVIRVHDPLFYWKVTTEGSIGLAEAYINGCYSLVDKREGLLNLILILIANRDARRNRGIARKGAWTPLHAIANLKYAKNFLRHVSRKNTATQTRRNISQHYDLSNDFFKLFLDKSMTYSCAVFKMEDESLEAAQQRKLNLLISKAKVEAGHHVLDIGSGWGSLAIQVVKQTGCKYTGVTLSEEQLKYAEKKVKEAGLEEHITFLLCDYRKMPPCKYDAIISCGMIEHVGHEYMDEFFAICESHLAEDGILVLQFISIAEERYEQYRKRPDFIKEYIFPGGCLPSLARVMAAMTSASRFCIEHVENIGPHYYTTLIHWRDNFIANKDQVLALGFDERFLRIWEFYLIYSAAGFKSRAVGDYQVVFSRPGNRRLAMS